One window of the Pedobacter ginsengisoli genome contains the following:
- a CDS encoding DUF2200 domain-containing protein, which produces MNNNTRVYKMSFAGVYPHYIQKAEKKGRTKDEVDEIIFWLTGYDKHTLQYHLDNKTDFENFFAMAPQINPNVSKITGVICGYRVEEIEDQLIQKVRYLDKLIDELAKGKAMAKILRS; this is translated from the coding sequence ATGAATAATAATACAAGAGTTTATAAAATGTCTTTTGCAGGTGTTTACCCGCATTACATTCAAAAGGCAGAGAAAAAGGGACGCACTAAAGATGAAGTTGATGAAATCATATTCTGGCTTACAGGATATGATAAACACACCTTGCAATATCATCTTGATAACAAAACTGATTTTGAAAACTTTTTTGCCATGGCACCCCAAATAAATCCAAATGTTTCAAAAATTACCGGTGTAATCTGTGGTTATCGTGTAGAAGAAATTGAAGACCAACTAATACAAAAGGTGCGTTATCTGGATAAATTGATTGATGAATTGGCTAAAGGAAAAGCAATGGCTAAGATTTTAAGGAGTTAA
- a CDS encoding sulfurtransferase, with product MKLSSIIQPQELLLLSKNDFILFDVSAGSKARYDAQHLDGAFYLDLNTDLADIKDFAVGGRHPLPTFEHFAEVLAKHGITKDSHIIVYDDKNGSNAAARFWWMLKSIGHQKVQVLNGGYNAAIEVGYVVNSEVPYAKASEPYQIAEWKLPLAEMDEVEIAAKSDNHVVIDVRDANRYAGLTEPIDLIAGHIPGAINIPFTENLDANGAFLAPEILEEKYSNALSDYKNENVIVHCGSGVTACHTLLAMDYAGLEIPKLYVGSWSEWSRNH from the coding sequence ATGAAATTATCATCTATAATACAACCGCAGGAATTACTTTTACTAAGTAAAAATGATTTTATCTTATTTGATGTGAGTGCCGGATCTAAAGCAAGGTATGATGCGCAGCATTTGGATGGCGCTTTTTATTTGGATTTAAATACTGATCTGGCTGATATTAAAGATTTTGCTGTGGGTGGTAGACATCCTTTACCTACTTTTGAACATTTTGCCGAAGTTTTAGCAAAGCATGGAATTACAAAGGATAGCCATATAATTGTTTACGATGATAAAAATGGATCAAATGCTGCTGCCAGATTTTGGTGGATGCTAAAATCAATAGGGCACCAAAAGGTTCAGGTTTTAAATGGAGGATATAATGCGGCAATTGAAGTGGGATATGTCGTGAATTCTGAGGTTCCGTATGCTAAAGCATCAGAGCCTTATCAAATAGCCGAATGGAAATTACCATTGGCAGAAATGGATGAAGTTGAAATTGCGGCTAAAAGCGATAACCACGTAGTAATCGATGTACGTGATGCAAATCGCTATGCGGGTTTAACTGAACCAATTGATTTAATTGCCGGTCATATCCCTGGTGCTATAAATATTCCATTTACTGAGAACCTGGATGCAAACGGAGCTTTTTTAGCTCCGGAAATATTAGAGGAAAAATATTCAAATGCTTTATCTGATTATAAAAATGAAAATGTAATTGTGCACTGTGGTTCTGGTGTAACTGCCTGCCATACACTTTTAGCTATGGATTATGCCGGTTTAGAAATTCCCAAACTGTATGTGGGTAGCTGGAGTGAGTGGAGTAGAAATCATTGA